One Helicobacter cetorum MIT 00-7128 DNA window includes the following coding sequences:
- a CDS encoding glycosyltransferase, with product MKILHLNAMMDNGGAARACLRLHEALLKANIESEVLVQERTSDRRLVHSAHSKLGKIANKLRPYLDKAPILLYPNRIKAPFNLAWLPFSFVLKEIDGIKPDIVHLHWIGRGMLPIRDLAKIKQPIVWSLHDMWAFSAGGALHTRHIKNAFIKSILLLLQAKGVSKNS from the coding sequence TTGAAAATTTTACATTTAAATGCCATGATGGATAATGGCGGAGCAGCTAGGGCGTGTTTGAGATTGCATGAGGCTTTATTAAAAGCAAATATAGAGAGTGAAGTCTTAGTGCAAGAAAGAACAAGCGATAGGCGTTTGGTGCATAGCGCTCATTCTAAGCTAGGCAAAATTGCTAACAAACTCCGCCCTTATTTAGACAAAGCCCCCATTCTACTCTATCCAAACCGCATTAAAGCCCCCTTTAATCTTGCATGGCTACCCTTTAGCTTTGTGTTAAAAGAAATTGATGGAATAAAACCTGACATTGTGCATTTGCATTGGATTGGGCGTGGCATGCTACCTATAAGAGATTTAGCCAAAATCAAGCAACCTATCGTATGGAGTTTGCATGATATGTGGGCTTTTAGTGCTGGGGGAGCACTACATACAAGACACATTAAAAATGCCTTTATTAAATCAATATTGTTATTACTCCAAGCAAAAGGCGTA
- a CDS encoding polysaccharide deacetylase family protein, translating to MLKSWVERGVSALSYFPFMQKYYAGCGAIFMLHHVLKTQEKIAFSDNMNISQSFLEKFIKHLQMKGFSFLGIDELCENLIFKKRMRKVAVFSLDDGYKNTYTNAYPLFKAYNVPFVVFVATKFIGTKNYMDTQELRALHKDKLCTLGGHTHSHYALATLENKTSVKEEISLANRILEEQIGTKIKHIAYPYGCKNSTQLREVEVVKELGLVSACSTRRGAIYKEHKDYLSCLPRIILRENSSYRAIGRLRKVRIVKFGGV from the coding sequence ATGTTAAAAAGCTGGGTAGAAAGGGGTGTGAGTGCGCTCTCATATTTCCCATTTATGCAAAAGTATTATGCGGGTTGTGGAGCGATTTTTATGCTCCATCATGTTTTAAAAACACAAGAAAAAATTGCTTTTAGCGATAATATGAATATTTCGCAAAGTTTTTTAGAAAAATTTATTAAACATTTGCAAATGAAAGGGTTTAGCTTTTTGGGTATTGATGAATTGTGTGAAAATCTCATTTTTAAAAAGAGAATGAGAAAGGTAGCCGTATTTAGCCTAGATGATGGTTATAAAAATACTTATACGAACGCTTATCCTTTATTTAAAGCCTACAATGTGCCTTTTGTGGTGTTTGTGGCTACTAAATTTATAGGCACAAAAAATTATATGGATACGCAAGAATTAAGAGCGTTGCATAAGGATAAGCTTTGCACACTTGGGGGGCATACGCATAGCCATTATGCTCTAGCAACGCTTGAAAATAAAACGAGCGTAAAAGAAGAAATCAGTTTAGCTAATCGCATTTTAGAAGAACAAATTGGCACAAAAATCAAGCATATTGCCTATCCTTATGGCTGTAAAAATAGCACGCAATTAAGAGAAGTAGAAGTGGTTAAGGAGTTAGGTCTAGTGAGTGCGTGTAGCACAAGGCGTGGGGCGATTTATAAAGAGCATAAAGATTACCTTTCGTGTTTGCCTAGAATTATTTTAAGAGAAAATTCTTCTTATAGAGCTATAGGAAGATTAAGAAAAGTTCGCATTGTGAAATTTGGGGGGGTATAA